The Euphorbia lathyris chromosome 3, ddEupLath1.1, whole genome shotgun sequence genome contains a region encoding:
- the LOC136222298 gene encoding PTI1-like tyrosine-protein kinase 3 isoform X2, which yields MRKWLCCTCSVEETYPARENEHLRSPKQYTDGNPTKSTKVQAPVRTEVQKEAPPVEVPALSVEELKEKTDNFGSKALIGEGSYGRVYYANLDNGRAVAVKKLDVASEPESNVEFLTQVSMVSRLKNENVVELLGYCVEGNLRVLAYEFATMGSLHDILHGRKGVQGAQPGPTLDWMQRVRIAVDAARGLEYLHEKVQPAIIHRDIRSSNVLLFEEFKAKVADFNLSNQAPDMAARLHSTRVLGTFGYHAPEYAMTGQLTQKSDVYSFGVVLLELLTGRKPVDHTMPRGQQSLVTWATPRLSEDKVKQCVDPKLKGEYPPKGVAKLAAVAALCVQYEAEFRPNMSIVVKALQPLLKPPASAAPAAAAAQET from the exons ATGCGGAAGTGGCTTTGTTGCACCTGTTCAGTGGAAGAAACATACCCTGCACGAGAGAATGAACACCTAAGAAGCCCAAAGCAATATACAGATG gAAACCCTACAAAGAGCACAAAGGTACAGGCTCCAGTTAGAACTGAAGTGCAAAAGGAAGCCCCTCCAGTTGAAGTGCCTGCATTGTCAGTAGAAGAGCTGAAAGAGAAAACTGACAATTTTGGTTCAAAGGCATTGATTGGTGAAGGGTCATATGGGAGAGTATATTATGCTAACTTAGACAATGGAAGAGCCGTAGCAGTAAAAAAACTCGATGTTGCATCTGAGCCAGAGTCAAATGTTGAATTTCTGACTCAG GTTTCTATGGTTTCAAGGTTGAAGAATGAAAACGTTGTCGAATTGCTTGGTTACTGTGTTGAAGGAAACCTTCGAGTGCTTGCATATGAATTTGCAACTATGGGATCTCTTCATGATATATTGCATG GCAGAAAAGGAGTTCAAGGTGCACAGCCAGGGCCTACACTTGATTGGATGCAGCGTGTTAGAATTGCTGTAGATGCAGCAAGGGGGTTGGAATATTTGCATGAGAAGGTACAACCCGCTATAATACACAGAGATATCAGATCAAGCAATGTGCTTCTATTTGAAGAATTCAAAGCCAAGGTTGCAGATTTTAACCTTTCAAATCAGGCTCCTGACATGGCTGCTCGGCTTCACTCAACTCGTGTTTTGGGAACTTTTGGTTACCATGCTCCAGA GTATGCAATGACTGGGCAATTGACACAAAAGAGTGATGTATATAGTTTCGGTGTTGTTCTTCTGGAACTTCTAACAGGCAGGAAACCTGTCGATCACACCATGCCAAGGGGACAGCAGAGTCTCGTCACATGG GCTACTCCAAGACTGAGTGAAGACAAAGTTAAACAATGCGTCGATCCAAAGTTGAAGGGAGAGTATCCTCCTAAAGGAGTGGCAAAG CTGGCAGCAGTGGCTGCATTGTGTGTGCAATACGAAGCTGAATTCCGGCCAAACATGAGCATTGTTGTGAAGGCACTTCAACCACTATTGAAGCCCCCAGCTTCAGCAGctcctgctgctgctgctgctcaGGAGACCTAA
- the LOC136222298 gene encoding PTI1-like tyrosine-protein kinase 1 isoform X1 gives MGDNYHQRNFGAHANPPGYFALDKSSAVADDISLRKRDKMRKWLCCTCSVEETYPARENEHLRSPKQYTDGNPTKSTKVQAPVRTEVQKEAPPVEVPALSVEELKEKTDNFGSKALIGEGSYGRVYYANLDNGRAVAVKKLDVASEPESNVEFLTQVSMVSRLKNENVVELLGYCVEGNLRVLAYEFATMGSLHDILHGRKGVQGAQPGPTLDWMQRVRIAVDAARGLEYLHEKVQPAIIHRDIRSSNVLLFEEFKAKVADFNLSNQAPDMAARLHSTRVLGTFGYHAPEYAMTGQLTQKSDVYSFGVVLLELLTGRKPVDHTMPRGQQSLVTWATPRLSEDKVKQCVDPKLKGEYPPKGVAKLAAVAALCVQYEAEFRPNMSIVVKALQPLLKPPASAAPAAAAAQET, from the exons ATGGGAGATAATTATCATCAGCGCAATTTTGGG GCACATGCAAATCCCCCTGGTTACTTCGCTCTTGATAAATCCAGTGCTGTAGCAGACGATATATCTTTGAGAAAGAGAGACAAGATGCGGAAGTGGCTTTGTTGCACCTGTTCAGTGGAAGAAACATACCCTGCACGAGAGAATGAACACCTAAGAAGCCCAAAGCAATATACAGATG gAAACCCTACAAAGAGCACAAAGGTACAGGCTCCAGTTAGAACTGAAGTGCAAAAGGAAGCCCCTCCAGTTGAAGTGCCTGCATTGTCAGTAGAAGAGCTGAAAGAGAAAACTGACAATTTTGGTTCAAAGGCATTGATTGGTGAAGGGTCATATGGGAGAGTATATTATGCTAACTTAGACAATGGAAGAGCCGTAGCAGTAAAAAAACTCGATGTTGCATCTGAGCCAGAGTCAAATGTTGAATTTCTGACTCAG GTTTCTATGGTTTCAAGGTTGAAGAATGAAAACGTTGTCGAATTGCTTGGTTACTGTGTTGAAGGAAACCTTCGAGTGCTTGCATATGAATTTGCAACTATGGGATCTCTTCATGATATATTGCATG GCAGAAAAGGAGTTCAAGGTGCACAGCCAGGGCCTACACTTGATTGGATGCAGCGTGTTAGAATTGCTGTAGATGCAGCAAGGGGGTTGGAATATTTGCATGAGAAGGTACAACCCGCTATAATACACAGAGATATCAGATCAAGCAATGTGCTTCTATTTGAAGAATTCAAAGCCAAGGTTGCAGATTTTAACCTTTCAAATCAGGCTCCTGACATGGCTGCTCGGCTTCACTCAACTCGTGTTTTGGGAACTTTTGGTTACCATGCTCCAGA GTATGCAATGACTGGGCAATTGACACAAAAGAGTGATGTATATAGTTTCGGTGTTGTTCTTCTGGAACTTCTAACAGGCAGGAAACCTGTCGATCACACCATGCCAAGGGGACAGCAGAGTCTCGTCACATGG GCTACTCCAAGACTGAGTGAAGACAAAGTTAAACAATGCGTCGATCCAAAGTTGAAGGGAGAGTATCCTCCTAAAGGAGTGGCAAAG CTGGCAGCAGTGGCTGCATTGTGTGTGCAATACGAAGCTGAATTCCGGCCAAACATGAGCATTGTTGTGAAGGCACTTCAACCACTATTGAAGCCCCCAGCTTCAGCAGctcctgctgctgctgctgctcaGGAGACCTAA